One Myripristis murdjan chromosome 17, fMyrMur1.1, whole genome shotgun sequence DNA segment encodes these proteins:
- the LOC115375198 gene encoding tiggy-winkle hedgehog protein-like — protein sequence MTVVLMRVVLWVSACLLLASGGSACGPGRGYGKRRHPKKLTPLALKQFIPNVAEKTLGASGKYEGKITRSSDRFKDLTPNYNPDIIFKDEENTNADRLMTQRCKDKLNSLAISVMNQWPGVKLRVTEGWDEDGHHSEESLHYEGRAVDITTSDRDKSKYGMLSRLAVEAGFDWVYYESKAHIHCSVKAENSVAAKSGGCFPGSSLVLLADGGTKLVKELQLGDKVLAADLQGNVVPSDFLMFMDRDRQITREFYVLETDEPRRKLTLTPAHLVFVTNSNSSDSGDAEAVFASNVTPGQRLLVIGDDHPDRLIPLTVKRVYVEQHAGSYAPVTSHGTIIVDRVLASCYAVVGDHTLAHWAFAPVRLGRAFTSLVGMLKELSGMHQADGVHWYPDLLYHIGSWLLDSSSFHPLS from the exons ATGACGGTGGTCCTGATGAGAGTGGTGCTGTGGGTGTCCGCCTGCCTGCTGCTGGCGTCCGGCGGGTCGGCCTGCGGACCGGGCAGAGGCTACGGGAAGCGGAGGCACCCCAAGAAGCTGACACCGCTGGCCCTGAAGCAGTTCATCCCCAACGTGGCGGAGAAAACCCTCGGAGCCAGCGGCAAATACGAGGGGAAGATCACCAGGAGTTCGGACAGGTTCAAGGACTTGACTCCCAACTACAACCCCGACATTATcttcaaggatgaggagaaCACCAACGCCGACCGGCTCATGACACAG AGATGTAAGGACAAACTGAACTCTTTGGCTATTTCAGTCATGAATCAGTGGCCCGGGGTCAAACTCCGGGTCACAGAGGGCTGGGACGAGGACGGCCATCACTCAGAGGAGTCCTTGCACTATGAGGGCCGGGCCGTGGACATCACCACCTCCGACCGGGACAAGAGCAAGTACGGGATGCTGTCCCGGCTGGCTGTGGAGGCCGGCTTCGACTGGGTCTACTACGAGTCCAAAGCCCATATTCACTGCTCTGTCAAAGCAG AAAACTCGGTTGCAGCCAAGTCAGGAGGTTGCTTCCCCGGTTCGTCCTTGGTGCTCCTGGCGGATGGAGGGACCAAACTGGTGAAGGAGCTCCAGCTGGGGGACAAGGTGCTGGCCGCCGACCTGCAGGGAAACGTGGTGCCCAGCGACTTCCTCATGTTCATGGACCGAGACCGGCAGATAACGCGAGAGTTCTACGTCCTGGAGACCGACGAGCCGCGCCGCAAGCTGACGCTGACCCCCGCTCACCTCGTCTTCGTgaccaacagcaacagcagtgacAGTGGTGACGCCGAGGCCGTGTTCGCCAGTAATGTGACACCGGGGCAGAGGCTTCTCGTTATAGGCGACGACCACCCGGACCGCCTGATCCCCCTGACAGTGAAGCGGGTTTACGTGGAGCAACACGCAGGCTCTTACGCACCCGTAACGTCTCACGGAACCATCATAGTGGACCGGGTTCTGGCATCGTGCTACGCGGTGGTCGGGGATCACACCCTCGCACACTGGGCCTTCGCTCCGGTCCGGCTGGGGCGCGCGTTCACCTCGCTTGTGGGGATGTTGAAGGAGCTCAGCGGCATGCACCAAGCGGACGGCGTGCACTGGTACCCAGACCTCCTCTATCACATAGGAAGCTGGCTTCTGGACAGCAGCTCCTTCCACCCGCTCAGCTGA